The window TTATATAGTGCTTAATTATATAAGAGCTCTTTGAATCTCAAAGATGCCCTTGAGGTAATTAAAACCTCGTGGGCTCGTTTGCTGTACGTTGTTATTCAGTTTTCAAGGATCGTCTTCACGATTTCGTTGTCGAAATCGCTGCGGCTTGATGTCCGCGACGAGCTGCTGACTCTAAAACGTTTTCGTTTTGTTGTCAACTGTTTTTGTCGTTCGCTATGTTGGTTTGCACGAAGCAAATTTGTTTAGCGGACGAGGCGGCAAATCTACAAAATTGAAGTGTTGTTGTCAATAACTTTGTTTTGCCATTCCGTCAAATTCTTGATGTGTATTTCTAATCAGCATCAGGCCCTTGGCGGCGGGCAATGATACAGTGGCTGGTGATGTTCGTCAACCACTTTGTTGCGATGCTCAAGGTTTCTTTTAAGCATCATCTCTGGCACGTTTCGAAGCTCAGTCAGCTGCGCGACTTCTAGTCGTCGAGTGTTGTTCTCCGTGTTTCAAAGACCGAGCGAAAGTACAGAATTGGGGGCAGAGTGTCAACTGATTTTCTCGATATCTTTTGTGGGGGGACGCTATCATATCATCGGGTTCTGCCTATCTCCATGAAAAACCGGTATTGCTGAGTTTCGATGCGTCTGAGGTTTTTTATGCATGACTGTTGTTCATGGCTGGGCCTGCTTTAAGCACCTGCTTTGTGGTTCGTACAATCTCCGTTGCATCAGGGCTTTTTATGACGATCGAATCAATGCCGATCTTCATTGCGGTTGTTTTTGTCTCTTCATCTTTATGCTTGGTGAAGAGGATAAGCTTTATAGAGTTTAAGTTCTTGTCAGCTCGCAATCTTTTGCAGAGGTCAAGGCCTGAGATATCAGGCAGGTCATGATCTATTATAGCGCCATCTGGTTTTTCAGTGATAATTCGTGCCAATCCATCTGTTCCATTTTTGGCCGTGAGTATGTGGAAGCCTGAACGTTGGAATATCCTGGTGTAAAGGCGGCGAATCACGGGGTTGTCATCCACGAGAATGATTTTTACTGCATCTTTAACGGTACATGATGACGGATTTTTTTGGCAGATGCTTACCGTTAACAGTCTATCCCCCAAGAGTATTTCCTCATCCGGGTGCGGCATAAGGATATTGCTTTCGTCTCTCTGGATTCCGACGATTTTAGATTCCAGAAAAGAATTGGCCGTATCTACTACATGGCCTGCAAGGTCAGATTGAGGTGTCACGTCAATCCAAGCGGGTTCCTGGTCAAGTTCGGTAATGGGGATCGGTTCTTCTTCCAGCTTGTCTGATAGCTTTAGAATTTTTTCTGCAACGCTCCTGCCTGCGGCTGCGTAGGGTGAAATTATTGAATCTGCCCCTGCTCTCAGCATTCGTGATTCGGAAGTCGCCATTTCTGTTCTGGCTATAATGTGCAGGGTTGGGTTGAGTTCTCGAGCGGTTAATACCGTGAACAGGTTTTCCGGATCTGAGTTGAGCAGGGCAAGGAGGCCGCTTGCCTGTTTGATGCTTGCGGCAAGAAGGGTGTCTTCTTTGGTTGCGTCGCCAGGCAGATAGTTGAAATGGTTCTCGGAGATCAGCTTAATCTGTTCATCATCGTTTTCAATAACAACGAATTCCGTGCCTGTTGAAGCAAGATGTTCTGTGGCTGATTCGCCAACTCTTCCGTAGCCGCAGATGATCACGTGATTCTTGAGCTCTTTTATCCGTTTCTGCATGGTGCGCTTCTCCATATTGCCGCTGGCCGCCCGCTCGACCAGTGCTTCTGTGAAAGTGTGTGCCAGAAAACCTATGGAGCCAAATCCGAACAGAATCAAAAGAATAGTGAAAACTCTCCCCGTTTCCGAGAGGGTATGAACTTCTCCAAAACCGACAGTGGTGATCGTGATAACTGTCATGTAGAAGGCATCCAGAAATGAATAGTCCTCTATAATGGCATACCCGGCTGTGCCTGTGAGCAGGAAGGTTACAGTAAGCAACAAACCGATAAAAAGTTTCCCGTGATAATTCATCCGGAACCTCTCTGCCAGCGGGCCAGCAACGGGTCGATTGGGTGGTTTTCTTTTAATCTTGTTTAATTATAGGAAAAGCAGGCTGGAAAGAAAAGAGAACAGCAGGTGGGGAATGAAGAGCAAATCTCTTATTCAGCGTAAGTTATTGGCAGGCTGAATAAGAGATGAATGTATCATTTATAGTATGGGCCCGATAAACAGCCAGATGATTTGCAGGCAGATAAGGGCATAGAGTCCGGCGATAACGTCGTCCATCATAATGCCGAAGCCGCCGTGAATTCGTTGGTCAAACCAGGAAACCGGGAATGGTTTGGCGATATCGAATATACGAAACAGGATAAAGGCGAGCGCCAGGGCTACCGGGTGATTGGGGCAGAGTAGCAAGGCGATGAACATGCCGAGAATCTCATCAATGACGATAGGCCCGGCATCTGCCCGGTCGAGAATCTTTTCGGCTGAGCCGGCAGCAAAGAAACCTATGATAAAAACACCAATCAACGTCAGCAGGTAAAAGGGCAGGGTGAGCCCTTTTATGAGCAACCAGGGTAAAAAAGCAAACAGTGAACCCCAGGTGCCGGGAGCTTTGGGGAGAAAGCCAACCCACAGGCCTGTGGCGATTGCCATGGTAAGAGTTTTCATTCGATAAATAGTGTGGTCGGGGATGTCAGGATGTGAAAACTGCACCGTTTTCAATGGATCTGCCGCAAAGCAGTGCTTCGACCGTCATGCGTTTTTTGCCCTCCGGTTGAACTTCCTTTATCAGCAGGCAGTTGTGGCCGGTGGCAATAAGCAGACCTCGTTTGTCTGCAGAAAGGATTGTGCCGGGTGCGGCTTCAGGGTCCTTATTGCTGATTTCGGGGGCAAAGAAGCGGAATCGGGTGCCTTCAAGAAAACTGTAGGCGGAGGGCCATGGATCGAGGCCCCTGATGAGGCAGTGAATCTCCCTGGCGGTCTTGCTCCAGTCGATTATGCCATCTTCTTTTTTCAGCATCGGGGCAACAGTTGCCAGGGATTCGTCTTGTGGAGTGGCCGTTAGTTTGCCTTCGCGCAGGAGGGCCAGTGCCTCAAGCAGCGTCTTGCCACCGAGTTCTGCAAGCTTTGGGTAGAGACTACCTGAAGTTTCGTTCTCGTCAGGTGTGATAGCCGCCTTCAGGAGGATATCACCTGTATCCATACCTTCGTTCATCTGTATAATGGTAATCCCTGTTTCAGGGTCTCCGTTTATGACAGACCATTGGATCGGTGCAGCTCCCCGGTGAGCCGGCAATAACGAACCATGAACGTTTATGCAGCCATGGGGTGCGAGGTTCAGGATATTAGTGGGGAGAATGCGACCGTATGCTGTCACCACGATAACATCAGGCTCAAATGCGGCAAGCTGATCGTGGAACTCCTGGGTTTTGATTTTCGTTGGCTGCAGTACGGGCAGTCCAGCCTGTTCGGCTAGCACCTTCACCGGTGGAGGGGTGAGTTTTTTACCTCGTCCCTTGGGTCTGTCGGGTTGAGTTACAACTGCTACCACAGAATCGGGGCCATCCAGCAAGGCTTGAAGAGTAACCTCGGCAAAGTCAGGGGTTCCCATGAAAATAATGCGAAAAGGGCGGTCTGTCATGCGGTCACCTTGGCTTTCGGGTTGTCAGCCAGCCATTTCTTTACTTTCTTTTTGTAGAGGTTGCGCTTGAGCGTGCTCAGGTGGTCGATGAAAAGGATGCCGTTCAGGTGGTCGATCTCGTGCTGAAGAACAACTGCAAAGCGATCTTCAGTCTCTACTTCGAGCTTGTTGCCCTCAAGGTCCTGGTAGGCGACAGTGATTTTTTTAAATCGCTTGACCTTGGAGGTGAGTTCCGGCACGGAAAGACAACCTTCTTCGTCGAGCTGGTGGCCCTCATGGGCGATGATTTCAGGATTGACCATGGCCATGTATTCCTGCCCTTCTTCGCGGTCCTGGGAAATGTCGACGACAATGAGTTTGCGCGATTCACCTATCTGTGGTGCGGCAAGGCCTATGCCGGGGGCGTCATACATCGTCTCTGCCATGTCTTCGACAAGCTTTTTCAGCTCATCATCAAACTGCTCTATCGGTCGTGTTTCCTGCCGGAGAACCGGCTCGGGGTATTGGTAAATTTTACGTATACTCATCGGTGTTCTTGTTCCGTTTCTGTTTTCTGTTTTCTGTTTGTACCGGGTTGCAATAAAGCAATATAGTATACCATAAGGTAGCCCTGATGGCTACGGAGCAAATATAAGCACATGCACAGCTAAAATACACCTAAGCATGTTTAAAAGACCTGTTCAGAGTAAAGCTGGGCATCTGGTACTCAGGGTGCGTGTGGGCTCAGAGCGTTAGGGCGAGAAGGGGTGTCGCTGGGAAAACTGGACTAAGCAAAGTGATAAATGGAGTATGTAAACCAGGGAATATCTCTCAAAAATGTAAAGATACCATAAAACAGAATGATGTTTTCGGCCAGTGATGTTGATGCTCTCACCTGAATCGAGCCGGAAGGCGTGGGGTGTGGCTACCCGCACTGTATCGAATGATTGTATACAATATCTGTTTAACTCTCTGGGGAAAAATGATTTTTAATCAGCAAAAGGGCTTGACTTATCGGGTCATATGTTGTGATTTAATAGCTTTAAATTTATCACAAAAATGTAATCGATATCGGGTGTTGCGCCTTAGTGGTTGTAGTTGGCGCAGGACCCTTGCATCGTTTGGAGGATTATGGCGTCAATGAATCTTCACTGCTCGTGCTAACGTTTGGTGGGGGGTTCTTAAACACAAAAAAGAGAGGAGAAGACGAATGAAAAAAAGTGCGTCCTTAATGGCGGCTGTTGCTTTTGGTTGCGTAACCGCTTTCAGTGTAATGAGTGGAGCAGCTTTTGCTCAGGATCAGAAATTTGTTACCATCGGAACCGGTGGTGTAACCGGTGTTTACTACCCGACTGGTGGTGCAATTGCCCGTCTGGTAAATAAAGGCAAAAAAGAGCATGGAATTCGAGCTACTGTAGAGAGTACTGGTGGTTCCATCTACAATCTCAATGCTATCAGATCCGGCGAACTCGATATGGGTGTTGCCCAGTCTGATTGGCAGTATCATGCATACCACGGTACCAGCAAATTCGAAGAAGCTGGCCCTAATAAAGATCTTCGCGCAGTATTTTCCGTACACCCAGAGCCTTTCACCGTTGTTGCCCGTGCAGACTCCGGTGTGAAGAACTTCACCGATCTCAAAGGCAAACGCGTAAACATTGGTAACCCTGGCTCCGGTCAGCGCGGAACCATGGATGTTGTCATGACCCAGCTCGGATGGACTCTTGATGACTTCAAACTGGCTTCCGAGCTCAAGCCTGCAGAGCAGTCCAAAGCTCTTTGTGACAACAAGGTAGATGCAATTATCTACACTGTTGGTCATCCAAACGGATCTATCCAGGAAGCTACCACCGCTTGTGATTCAGTTCTGGTAAATGTTGATGGTCCCAAAATTGAAGAACTGGTTGCTGAAAAGGATTACTACCGCATCGCTACCATTCCTGGCGGCATGTACCGTGGTTCAGATGAAGACACCACAACTTTTGGTGTTGGCGCTACCTTCGTTTCCTCTGCAAACGTACCTGAAGAAGTTATCTATAATGTAGTGAAGGCTGTATTCGAGAACTTCGACCAGTTCAAGAAACTGCATCCCGCTTTCGCCAATCTCAAGAAAGAAGAAATGATCAAGGATGGTCTTTCTGCTCCTCTGCACGATGGTGCTGCGAAATACTACAAAGAAGCAGGCCTGATGTAATTTGCTCCTTGTTGTTCAGATGTTGGAGCCAGATCGCTGTTTCGCTTTGAAGCAGCGATCTGGCTTTTTTGTGTAGGTGTACGCGACCGTGATTCTGATTGTCACCAGCTGGCACATACTAACTATTTGGACATTCCATCCTTATTGTCTCGGGTGGGATAGGTATAACCTGAGCCGTCTGACCTGCTGCGTTGTGTCTTTCCAAAGGCGTTCCCCTGGAGAAGTCTTTCACTACCAAATCGATCAGGGATCAGTAGGTTTTTTTTTGTTCGTGGAGTTTCCCGGCAGGCTCAGTGGGGCGCAGCTTTTCGCCTGTCGTGGGATCACAGATTGTGATCTGCCAATAAACTGCACTCTGTAAAATTCATAGTATGGACAGTTATAGATGCAGGGTGGGATGTCGGTAATTGCACTCGAGATTTATTAGCACAGGAGGAGTCAGAAGTATGACGAAGCCGAAAGAGAAACCGCTATCCGATGAGCGAATTCATGAAATGATCGCAGATGCGGATATCGGAGCGCGTATTCCAGAGGGAGCTATCTCCAAAAGAGTGCTCTTCTTCGTACCGCTTGCCTGGACATTGTTTCAGCTGTGGTATGCGTCACCGCTGCCATTCATGTTGAATCTTTTCGTTCTAAACGACACTGAGGCGCGGGCGATTCACCTTGCTTTTGCAATGTTTCTTGCATATACCGCCTTTCCAACCCTCAAGTCTTCCCCCAAACGATATGTTCCGATTCAGGATTGGGGGATAGCCTTGCTGGCGGCGTTTTGTGCTGCCTATATTTTCTTATTTTACGCCCAGCTTGCCGATAGGCCAGGAAACCCGACCACACCTGATCTTGTTATCGCGGTAATCGGTCTGGTGCTGCTTCTTGAAGCGACAAGAAGAGCCCTGGGGCCGCCGCTTATGATTGTGGCCATTGTGTTCATTACCTACACTTTTGCCGGGGCACACATGCCCGAAGTCATATCTCATAAGGGCGCCAGCCTGGTC of the Desulfosediminicola ganghwensis genome contains:
- the def gene encoding peptide deformylase, giving the protein MSIRKIYQYPEPVLRQETRPIEQFDDELKKLVEDMAETMYDAPGIGLAAPQIGESRKLIVVDISQDREEGQEYMAMVNPEIIAHEGHQLDEEGCLSVPELTSKVKRFKKITVAYQDLEGNKLEVETEDRFAVVLQHEIDHLNGILFIDHLSTLKRNLYKKKVKKWLADNPKAKVTA
- the fmt gene encoding methionyl-tRNA formyltransferase, which codes for MTDRPFRIIFMGTPDFAEVTLQALLDGPDSVVAVVTQPDRPKGRGKKLTPPPVKVLAEQAGLPVLQPTKIKTQEFHDQLAAFEPDVIVVTAYGRILPTNILNLAPHGCINVHGSLLPAHRGAAPIQWSVINGDPETGITIIQMNEGMDTGDILLKAAITPDENETSGSLYPKLAELGGKTLLEALALLREGKLTATPQDESLATVAPMLKKEDGIIDWSKTAREIHCLIRGLDPWPSAYSFLEGTRFRFFAPEISNKDPEAAPGTILSADKRGLLIATGHNCLLIKEVQPEGKKRMTVEALLCGRSIENGAVFTS
- a CDS encoding NAD-binding protein codes for the protein MNYHGKLFIGLLLTVTFLLTGTAGYAIIEDYSFLDAFYMTVITITTVGFGEVHTLSETGRVFTILLILFGFGSIGFLAHTFTEALVERAASGNMEKRTMQKRIKELKNHVIICGYGRVGESATEHLASTGTEFVVIENDDEQIKLISENHFNYLPGDATKEDTLLAASIKQASGLLALLNSDPENLFTVLTARELNPTLHIIARTEMATSESRMLRAGADSIISPYAAAGRSVAEKILKLSDKLEEEPIPITELDQEPAWIDVTPQSDLAGHVVDTANSFLESKIVGIQRDESNILMPHPDEEILLGDRLLTVSICQKNPSSCTVKDAVKIILVDDNPVIRRLYTRIFQRSGFHILTAKNGTDGLARIITEKPDGAIIDHDLPDISGLDLCKRLRADKNLNSIKLILFTKHKDEETKTTAMKIGIDSIVIKSPDATEIVRTTKQVLKAGPAMNNSHA
- a CDS encoding phosphatidylglycerophosphatase A gives rise to the protein MQFSHPDIPDHTIYRMKTLTMAIATGLWVGFLPKAPGTWGSLFAFLPWLLIKGLTLPFYLLTLIGVFIIGFFAAGSAEKILDRADAGPIVIDEILGMFIALLLCPNHPVALALAFILFRIFDIAKPFPVSWFDQRIHGGFGIMMDDVIAGLYALICLQIIWLFIGPIL
- a CDS encoding TAXI family TRAP transporter solute-binding subunit; the protein is MKKSASLMAAVAFGCVTAFSVMSGAAFAQDQKFVTIGTGGVTGVYYPTGGAIARLVNKGKKEHGIRATVESTGGSIYNLNAIRSGELDMGVAQSDWQYHAYHGTSKFEEAGPNKDLRAVFSVHPEPFTVVARADSGVKNFTDLKGKRVNIGNPGSGQRGTMDVVMTQLGWTLDDFKLASELKPAEQSKALCDNKVDAIIYTVGHPNGSIQEATTACDSVLVNVDGPKIEELVAEKDYYRIATIPGGMYRGSDEDTTTFGVGATFVSSANVPEEVIYNVVKAVFENFDQFKKLHPAFANLKKEEMIKDGLSAPLHDGAAKYYKEAGLM